Proteins from one Ignavibacteria bacterium genomic window:
- the rpoC gene encoding DNA-directed RNA polymerase subunit beta', producing the protein MPYRIQENAMKSINSITIGLASPDDILSRSHGEVTKPETINYRSFRPEKDGLFCEKIFGPIKDWECHCGKYKRIRYKGIVCDRCGVEVTQKAVRRERMGHISLAVPVVHIWFFRALPSKIGNIIGMTTKELEKIIYYESYVVINPGPTGLSPKDLISEDQYFEILYSLPAGNEKLEDTDPKKFVAKIGGDAIKELLKRTDVDGVFKDLREQVKVETSQQKKNDALKRLRVLEAFREKENKVLNKPEWMVLSVIPVIPPELRPLVPLEGGRFATSDLNDLYRRVIIRNNRLKRLIDIKAPEVILRNEKRMLQEAVDALFDNSRRGNAVRSDSNRPLKSLSDMLKGKQGRFRQNLLGKRVDYSGRSVIVVGPELKLHQCGLPKDMAVELFKPFIIRKLIERGHNKTVKSARKVVDRKDPIIWSILEGIIDGHPILLNRAPTLHRLGIQAFQPLLIDGKALQLHPMVCTAFNADFDGDQMAVHVPLSYEAQLEAVLLMLSSHNILSPQNGSPIVVPTQDIVLGCYYLTKVKEGAKGEGLVFGSMEEVLIAYNSKAVDLHARIKVRVDGKMIETTVGRVRFNQIVPKEMGYLNEVLVKKIFSGFIYKLFIKLGNKVTAKFLDDLKELGFRYSTAGGLSVSFADMIVPEEKVKLIQDSNKKVADILNEHEQGVITDAERYNKIIDVWTHTTNNVAKSLMEKLRSDQSGFNSLHMMVDSGARGSQEQVRQLAGMRGLMMKPQKSLTGQSGEIIENPIVANFKEGLSVLEYFISTHGARKGLADTALKTADAGYLTRRLCDVAQDVIVSEDDCGTIRGVAVTALKDVELERESLAERITGRVAQEDVFDPRTDEVIVAAGELITEDIAEVIEDANIDSVYIRTVLTCESKRGVCAKCYGRNLTNGKLVEIGEAVGIIAAQSIGEPGTQLTLRTFHLGGTSSRIASQSQVEASVEGSVQFEKVYYVEKTDFFGKVKVVTGRRGSINLLDKDNRTMKRYEIPYGAELLVDDDQVIKKGAPLYNHDPYNAVILTDIAGRISFVDLVDSVTMQQVTDEQTGHVQKVVIESKDKTLTPSILVTDNDGNKKMFNIPTRSYISVDEGEFVQAGTILAKISKSASKTRDITGGLPRVTELFEARSPHDPATVAEIEGIVKFGARKKGSREIVIIAPDQSYEKVYSVPYGKHILVQEGDEIPVGEKITDGPIDPHDILKIKGTNAVQEYLVNEIQDVYRLQGVKINDKHIEVIVRQMLQKLKIVSSGDTKFIEEDYVDRVEFNEENEKIKSLVYVLEPGSSKFKVGQLVSRNKVRENNAELTRKGKKTVEARDAEPATFEHVLLGITQAALSTDSFISAASFQETTKVLTNAATEAKTDSLIGLKENVVMGHLIPAGTGLKKYKKIILKGEEAEKEKPVEVNTSVS; encoded by the coding sequence ATGCCTTATAGAATTCAAGAAAACGCAATGAAATCCATAAACTCGATTACAATAGGTCTGGCCAGTCCCGATGATATACTCTCCCGTTCACACGGTGAGGTAACAAAGCCGGAAACGATCAACTACAGGAGTTTCCGTCCTGAAAAAGACGGTCTTTTCTGCGAGAAGATCTTCGGCCCGATTAAGGATTGGGAATGCCATTGCGGTAAGTATAAAAGAATCAGATATAAAGGAATTGTTTGCGATAGATGCGGTGTTGAAGTTACACAAAAGGCTGTAAGAAGGGAACGAATGGGGCATATCTCACTCGCAGTCCCTGTTGTACATATATGGTTCTTCAGAGCCCTTCCCTCAAAGATAGGTAATATCATAGGGATGACTACCAAAGAACTCGAAAAGATCATCTATTACGAATCATATGTTGTCATTAATCCGGGTCCTACAGGCTTAAGCCCGAAAGATCTTATCTCAGAGGATCAGTATTTTGAAATTCTTTATTCACTTCCGGCAGGAAATGAAAAGCTTGAAGATACAGATCCCAAGAAGTTTGTTGCCAAGATCGGCGGCGACGCAATAAAGGAACTCTTAAAGAGAACAGATGTAGATGGTGTGTTTAAGGATTTGCGTGAGCAGGTTAAAGTTGAAACCTCACAGCAGAAGAAGAACGATGCCTTAAAGCGCTTAAGAGTACTGGAAGCTTTCCGCGAAAAGGAAAACAAGGTACTTAATAAACCTGAATGGATGGTCTTAAGCGTTATACCGGTTATTCCTCCTGAACTCAGGCCTCTTGTTCCACTTGAAGGCGGAAGGTTTGCAACCAGTGACTTAAATGACCTCTATAGAAGAGTAATCATTAGAAATAACAGACTTAAAAGACTTATAGATATTAAAGCTCCTGAAGTAATCTTAAGAAACGAAAAAAGAATGCTCCAGGAGGCTGTTGACGCACTGTTTGATAACTCAAGACGCGGAAACGCCGTCAGAAGCGACAGCAACCGCCCTTTGAAATCCTTAAGCGATATGCTCAAAGGAAAGCAGGGCCGTTTCCGCCAGAACCTTCTCGGTAAACGTGTCGACTATTCCGGCCGTTCGGTTATCGTTGTGGGTCCTGAACTCAAGCTCCACCAGTGCGGTCTTCCGAAAGACATGGCCGTCGAGCTCTTTAAGCCGTTTATTATCCGCAAGCTTATTGAACGCGGGCACAACAAGACGGTTAAAAGCGCCAGGAAAGTAGTTGACAGGAAAGACCCCATTATATGGTCGATACTTGAGGGTATCATAGATGGGCATCCGATTCTCTTGAACCGTGCTCCTACGCTGCACAGACTGGGTATACAGGCTTTCCAGCCGCTGCTTATTGACGGCAAGGCTCTTCAGCTGCACCCGATGGTTTGTACGGCATTTAACGCTGACTTTGACGGCGATCAGATGGCTGTTCACGTGCCTCTTTCTTATGAAGCACAGCTTGAAGCCGTCCTTCTGATGCTCTCGAGCCATAACATCCTTTCACCGCAAAACGGAAGCCCTATAGTGGTTCCGACACAGGATATAGTACTTGGGTGCTACTATCTGACAAAGGTAAAGGAAGGCGCAAAGGGTGAAGGACTTGTCTTCGGATCGATGGAAGAGGTTTTAATTGCCTATAACTCAAAGGCAGTCGATCTGCACGCACGCATTAAGGTTAGAGTTGACGGTAAAATGATTGAAACAACCGTTGGACGCGTCAGATTCAACCAGATCGTGCCTAAGGAAATGGGCTACCTGAATGAAGTTCTTGTTAAGAAGATCTTCAGCGGATTTATTTATAAGCTGTTCATTAAGCTTGGAAATAAAGTAACCGCCAAGTTCCTTGATGACCTTAAGGAGTTAGGTTTCAGGTACTCAACTGCAGGAGGCTTGTCTGTAAGCTTTGCAGATATGATTGTTCCTGAAGAAAAGGTAAAACTGATCCAGGATTCAAACAAGAAAGTTGCCGATATTCTTAACGAGCACGAGCAGGGTGTTATTACAGATGCCGAGCGCTACAATAAGATTATCGACGTTTGGACACATACAACAAACAATGTGGCCAAATCGCTCATGGAAAAATTAAGAAGCGATCAGAGCGGTTTCAACTCACTGCACATGATGGTTGACTCGGGCGCAAGAGGCTCCCAGGAGCAGGTCCGTCAGCTTGCCGGTATGAGAGGTCTTATGATGAAACCTCAGAAAAGCCTTACCGGGCAGTCAGGTGAAATTATTGAAAACCCGATCGTGGCAAACTTCAAGGAAGGTTTGTCGGTGCTTGAATACTTCATTTCAACTCACGGTGCGCGTAAAGGTCTGGCCGATACGGCTTTGAAAACAGCTGATGCCGGTTACCTGACAAGAAGGCTTTGCGACGTTGCGCAGGACGTTATCGTTTCAGAAGACGATTGCGGCACAATCCGCGGTGTTGCTGTTACGGCATTGAAGGACGTTGAACTTGAACGTGAATCACTGGCCGAGAGAATTACAGGCCGTGTGGCTCAGGAAGACGTATTCGACCCGAGGACAGATGAAGTTATAGTTGCCGCAGGCGAACTCATTACAGAGGACATTGCCGAGGTAATTGAAGACGCAAATATTGACTCAGTATATATTAGAACAGTACTTACCTGTGAATCAAAACGCGGGGTTTGTGCAAAATGCTACGGACGTAACCTTACAAACGGAAAACTGGTTGAAATTGGCGAGGCCGTTGGTATCATTGCAGCACAGTCAATCGGTGAACCTGGTACACAGCTGACACTGAGAACATTCCACCTTGGTGGTACATCTTCACGTATTGCAAGCCAGTCGCAGGTTGAAGCTTCTGTTGAAGGAAGCGTACAGTTTGAAAAAGTGTACTACGTTGAAAAAACTGACTTCTTCGGAAAAGTTAAGGTTGTTACAGGACGCCGCGGCTCCATAAACCTGCTTGATAAGGACAACCGTACGATGAAGCGCTATGAGATCCCCTACGGAGCTGAACTTCTGGTTGACGACGATCAGGTGATCAAAAAAGGTGCTCCGCTCTACAACCACGATCCTTACAATGCAGTTATCTTAACTGATATTGCAGGACGCATCAGCTTTGTAGACCTGGTGGACAGCGTAACAATGCAGCAGGTAACCGACGAACAGACAGGGCACGTTCAGAAGGTTGTTATTGAGTCAAAGGACAAAACCCTTACACCGAGTATCCTCGTTACAGACAACGACGGAAACAAGAAGATGTTCAACATACCTACAAGGTCTTACATCTCGGTTGATGAAGGGGAGTTTGTACAGGCTGGTACAATCCTGGCCAAGATCTCAAAGTCGGCTTCCAAGACCCGTGACATCACAGGTGGTCTGCCTAGAGTAACCGAACTCTTTGAGGCAAGGAGCCCGCATGATCCGGCAACAGTTGCTGAAATTGAAGGCATCGTGAAATTCGGCGCACGTAAGAAGGGTTCAAGGGAAATAGTAATTATTGCCCCGGACCAGTCGTACGAAAAAGTTTACTCTGTTCCTTACGGTAAACATATCCTGGTTCAGGAAGGCGACGAAATTCCTGTGGGTGAAAAGATCACCGACGGTCCTATAGATCCTCACGACATTCTGAAGATCAAGGGAACAAATGCCGTTCAGGAATACCTTGTAAATGAAATTCAGGACGTTTACCGTCTGCAGGGTGTAAAGATAAACGACAAGCACATTGAAGTAATTGTACGCCAGATGCTTCAGAAGCTGAAAATTGTTTCTTCTGGCGATACAAAGTTCATCGAGGAAGACTATGTTGACCGCGTTGAATTCAATGAAGAGAACGAAAAGATCAAATCACTGGTTTACGTACTTGAACCGGGCAGCTCAAAGTTCAAGGTTGGCCAGCTTGTTTCCAGAAACAAGGTCAGAGAGAATAACGCTGAACTGACACGCAAGGGCAAAAAGACAGTTGAGGCAAGGGATGCCGAGCCAGCAACATTCGAACACGTCCTTCTTGGAATTACACAGGCTGCACTTTCGACCGACAGCTTTATTTCAGCTGCTTCGTTCCAGGAGACAACCAAGGTACTGACAAATGCCGCCACAGAAGCCAAAACAGACAGTCTGATCGGATTAAAGGAGAACGTTGTTATGGGACACCTTATTCCGGCCGGTACAGGTCTGAAGAAATATAAGAAGATTATATTGAAGGGCGAAGAGGCAGAAAAAGAGAAACCTGTAGAAGTAAATACTTCAGTAAGTTAA
- the rpoB gene encoding DNA-directed RNA polymerase subunit beta: MEARLDNKRISFARIPSTIQVPDLLDIQIESFEEFLQSKVPPSKRENKGLQAVFLANFPILDNKEFYRLDFIEYYIEKPRYSIVECEERGLTYSAPLKAKLRLSTKDQETQEFVNSVEQEVYLGNLPFMTNKGTFVINGAERVVVTQLHRSPGVAFSQTVHPNGTPIYSARIIPFRGSWVEFATDINNILYVYIDRRKKFPATTLLRALDFTTDEQILDLFNLVENVDVKNITADGFTGRIVAEDVFDMTTGEIFLSKDMALTEEDVERLQNSSIDQIKLISSETIPDQDLILNTLKKDTSRTKEEALFAIYRQLRSGEAPDMETAQGLIEKLFFNDKRYDLGEVGRFRMNDKLQLNIPSNITILTVEDIIAIMKYIIKLKVGNFAVDDIDHLGNRRVRTVGEQLGQQYNVGLARMSRTIKERMNMRDSENFQPQDLVNARTISSVINAFFGTNQLSQFMDQTNPLAELTHKRRISALGPGGLTRERAGFEVRDVHHSHYGRLCPIETPEGPNIGLISSLTIYSRVNRYGFLETPYKKVVGGKVTPEVEYLSADQEDAFTIAQANAATDEQGNFLNDRVKCRNKGEFPVVPPTQIQYMDVAPAQIVSAAAALIPFLEHDDANRALMGSNMQRQAVPLLKPESPIVGTGLEGKLALDSRAVIAAEDDGVIEYVDAERIVVRYDMNPNSVEALTSFEDSRKVQYRLTKFSGTNQETCTNQKPIVKEGQRVKKGEAIADGPAIDKGELALGRNVQVAFMPWRGYNFEDAIVISERVVSEDIFTSLHIEEFELQVRETKRGEEELTRDIPNVSEEATRNLDENGIIREGAEVKEGDILIGKITPKGETDPTPEEKLLKAIFGDKAGDVKDASLKATPGLKGTVIKTRLFSRKRKEAESRKAEKKQLENLDNAWKKTRDEYYGKLVEKLTKITLGMNTTGIKDLDGSVVMRNGALIKESTFSGMEDVTKLDYALDWFETKKTNNIIKKLYENYFSILNDIEEDYKREKLKIQSGDELPPGIVQLAKVYISKKRKLSVGDKMAGRHGNKGVVAKIVPMEDMPFLEDGTPVDIVLNPLGVPSRMNLGQLYETALGWAGKKLGVKFATPIFDGAHVEDIEDYLLKTALDPGSKATLYDGRSGEKFHQKVTCGQIYMIKLGHMVDDKIHARSIGPYSLITQQPLGGKAQFGGQRFGEMEVWALEGYGASHILQEILTVKSDDVAGRAKTYEAIVKGENLMEPNVPESFNVLIKELQGLGLDIKIN, translated from the coding sequence ATGGAGGCTAGATTGGATAATAAAAGGATCTCTTTTGCTCGTATCCCCTCTACAATTCAGGTCCCTGATTTATTAGATATTCAAATTGAATCTTTTGAAGAATTCCTGCAGTCAAAAGTCCCCCCCTCGAAAAGAGAAAACAAAGGCCTGCAGGCTGTTTTCCTCGCAAATTTCCCGATCCTAGATAACAAAGAGTTCTACAGGCTCGATTTTATCGAGTATTATATCGAAAAACCGAGATATTCTATAGTTGAGTGTGAGGAAAGAGGACTTACATATTCAGCTCCTTTAAAAGCAAAGCTGCGTTTATCTACAAAAGATCAGGAAACCCAGGAGTTTGTTAACTCAGTTGAACAGGAAGTCTACCTGGGCAACTTACCTTTTATGACAAATAAGGGTACCTTCGTCATTAATGGCGCCGAAAGGGTTGTCGTTACACAGCTGCACCGTTCTCCTGGCGTGGCATTTTCTCAGACAGTCCATCCTAACGGTACACCAATTTATTCTGCCAGGATTATTCCGTTCCGCGGAAGCTGGGTGGAATTTGCAACAGATATCAATAATATATTATATGTTTATATAGATCGCAGAAAGAAATTTCCTGCAACAACTCTTCTTCGCGCTCTTGATTTTACCACCGACGAGCAGATATTGGATCTGTTTAACCTGGTAGAGAATGTAGATGTTAAGAATATTACGGCAGATGGCTTTACAGGACGCATTGTTGCTGAAGACGTCTTTGATATGACAACAGGCGAAATCTTCCTGAGCAAGGATATGGCGCTTACAGAAGAGGATGTAGAAAGACTTCAGAATTCATCAATTGACCAGATAAAACTTATCAGTTCCGAGACCATTCCGGATCAGGACCTGATCTTAAATACATTAAAAAAAGACACCTCCCGTACAAAGGAGGAAGCACTTTTTGCCATCTACCGCCAGCTCCGCTCAGGCGAGGCTCCGGATATGGAAACAGCTCAGGGCTTAATTGAAAAACTGTTCTTTAACGACAAGCGCTACGACTTAGGTGAAGTTGGCCGTTTCCGCATGAATGACAAGCTTCAGCTGAATATACCTTCAAATATCACTATCCTTACTGTTGAGGATATAATAGCTATTATGAAGTATATAATTAAGCTGAAAGTTGGAAACTTTGCCGTTGATGATATAGATCACTTAGGCAACCGCCGCGTAAGAACCGTTGGCGAACAGCTCGGCCAGCAGTACAACGTGGGTCTTGCAAGAATGTCGCGTACTATAAAAGAAAGAATGAACATGCGCGACAGCGAGAACTTCCAGCCGCAGGATCTTGTTAATGCAAGAACAATCAGCAGCGTTATTAACGCTTTCTTCGGTACAAATCAGCTCTCGCAGTTCATGGACCAGACAAATCCTCTGGCAGAACTGACTCATAAGAGAAGAATTTCAGCTCTCGGCCCCGGCGGTCTGACAAGAGAAAGAGCAGGATTTGAGGTTCGTGACGTTCACCATTCACATTACGGACGCTTGTGCCCGATTGAAACTCCTGAAGGTCCGAACATCGGTCTGATTTCCTCTCTGACCATATATTCAAGGGTTAACAGGTACGGATTCCTTGAGACCCCGTACAAGAAGGTTGTTGGTGGAAAGGTTACTCCTGAGGTTGAATACCTGAGCGCCGACCAGGAAGACGCATTTACAATTGCACAGGCAAATGCTGCAACAGATGAACAGGGCAACTTCCTGAACGACAGGGTAAAATGCAGGAACAAGGGTGAATTTCCCGTGGTTCCTCCGACACAGATTCAGTATATGGACGTTGCTCCGGCACAGATTGTAAGTGCTGCTGCGGCTCTCATCCCGTTCCTTGAACATGATGATGCCAACCGTGCACTCATGGGCTCGAACATGCAGCGCCAGGCAGTTCCGCTCTTAAAGCCGGAATCGCCGATTGTAGGTACTGGTCTTGAAGGCAAGCTTGCACTCGATTCGCGCGCAGTTATTGCTGCCGAGGATGACGGTGTTATTGAATATGTGGATGCAGAACGAATAGTAGTAAGATACGACATGAATCCGAACAGCGTTGAAGCTCTGACAAGCTTTGAGGATTCAAGAAAAGTACAATATAGATTAACCAAGTTCTCCGGTACGAACCAGGAAACCTGCACTAACCAGAAGCCGATTGTAAAAGAAGGGCAGAGGGTTAAAAAAGGGGAGGCTATTGCCGACGGTCCTGCAATTGATAAAGGTGAACTTGCTCTTGGACGCAACGTACAGGTTGCATTCATGCCATGGAGAGGATATAACTTTGAGGATGCTATTGTAATTTCTGAAAGAGTAGTCTCAGAGGATATCTTTACTTCACTCCATATTGAAGAATTCGAGCTTCAGGTTCGCGAAACCAAACGAGGCGAGGAAGAACTTACAAGAGATATTCCTAACGTTTCGGAAGAAGCTACCAGAAACCTGGATGAAAACGGTATAATCAGGGAAGGCGCCGAGGTTAAAGAAGGCGACATACTGATTGGTAAGATAACTCCTAAGGGCGAAACCGATCCTACACCCGAAGAAAAACTCTTAAAGGCTATCTTCGGAGACAAGGCAGGCGACGTAAAGGATGCTTCACTTAAAGCTACACCGGGCCTTAAGGGTACAGTTATCAAAACCAGGCTCTTCAGCCGCAAGCGCAAAGAAGCCGAATCCAGAAAAGCAGAAAAGAAACAGCTTGAAAATCTCGATAACGCCTGGAAGAAAACACGCGATGAGTACTATGGAAAGCTTGTTGAAAAGCTTACAAAGATCACTCTCGGCATGAATACTACGGGTATCAAGGATCTGGACGGCAGCGTAGTAATGAGAAATGGTGCATTAATTAAGGAATCCACCTTTTCAGGTATGGAAGATGTCACAAAACTTGATTATGCTTTAGACTGGTTCGAAACCAAGAAGACAAACAATATAATAAAGAAGTTATATGAGAATTACTTCAGTATTTTGAACGATATTGAAGAGGATTATAAGAGGGAGAAGCTCAAAATTCAGAGCGGCGACGAGCTGCCTCCAGGAATCGTACAGCTTGCAAAAGTTTATATCTCCAAGAAGAGAAAGCTTTCAGTAGGTGATAAAATGGCAGGCCGCCACGGGAACAAAGGCGTTGTAGCCAAGATAGTTCCCATGGAAGACATGCCGTTCCTGGAAGACGGTACTCCGGTGGATATAGTTCTTAATCCCCTTGGTGTACCTTCACGAATGAACCTGGGTCAGTTATACGAAACAGCACTCGGCTGGGCCGGCAAGAAGCTGGGCGTTAAGTTTGCTACGCCGATCTTTGACGGTGCACATGTTGAGGACATAGAGGATTACCTCCTGAAGACTGCACTCGACCCGGGAAGCAAGGCTACGCTTTACGATGGCCGCAGCGGTGAAAAGTTCCACCAGAAAGTGACCTGCGGACAGATCTATATGATTAAGCTGGGTCACATGGTTGACGATAAAATTCACGCAAGGTCCATCGGGCCGTACTCACTTATTACACAGCAGCCTCTTGGCGGCAAGGCTCAGTTCGGCGGCCAGAGGTTTGGTGAAATGGAAGTCTGGGCTCTTGAAGGATACGGAGCAAGCCATATTCTGCAGGAGATACTGACAGTAAAGAGTGATGATGTTGCAGGCCGTGCCAAAACATATGAAGCTATAGTAAAAGGTGAAAATTTAATGGAACCGAACGTTCCAGAGTCGTTTAACGTGCTAATTAAGGAACTTCAGGGCTTAGGCCTTGACATCAAAATTAATTAG
- the rplL gene encoding 50S ribosomal protein L7/L12, with translation MSEKIAELVDKIKGLTLLEASELKKALENEFGVTAAAPVMMGAAPAAGAAAAPAEEKTEFDVILQAAGDKKINVIKVVRAHTGLGLKEAKDLVDGAPKTVKEAVSKEEAEKLKKEFEEAGATVEVK, from the coding sequence ATGTCAGAGAAAATTGCAGAACTTGTTGACAAAATTAAGGGTTTAACTCTTTTAGAAGCTTCAGAATTAAAGAAAGCACTCGAAAATGAATTCGGTGTTACAGCAGCTGCCCCTGTTATGATGGGTGCCGCACCTGCAGCTGGTGCTGCCGCTGCTCCTGCTGAAGAAAAGACAGAATTCGATGTTATCCTCCAGGCAGCTGGCGACAAGAAGATCAACGTCATTAAAGTTGTCCGCGCTCATACAGGTTTAGGCCTGAAAGAAGCAAAGGATTTAGTTGATGGTGCTCCTAAGACTGTTAAGGAAGCCGTTTCTAAGGAAGAAGCTGAAAAACTGAAGAAAGAATTCGAGGAAGCTGGAGCTACCGTAGAAGTAAAGTAA
- a CDS encoding 50S ribosomal protein L10 — protein MDIKEKEEIISQIKEFISGSDACYLVDYSKVNVADINAIRKDFRKEGISYKVFKNTLFKKALQEEQKYEKLGDLLVGMTGAAFVKENTTAPAKIIKKYFDASGKLGLKGCYIESQFFDGKQLDALSTLPTKPEIIAGILGSLDSPASGIVGAINAVMRDIVGVLEAIEKKQAA, from the coding sequence ATGGACATAAAAGAAAAAGAGGAAATAATCTCTCAGATTAAAGAATTTATCAGCGGTTCGGACGCTTGCTATCTGGTTGATTACAGCAAGGTTAACGTTGCGGATATCAATGCTATCCGTAAGGACTTCCGCAAGGAAGGAATCAGCTATAAAGTCTTTAAGAATACCCTGTTCAAGAAAGCTCTGCAGGAAGAACAAAAATACGAAAAGCTTGGTGACCTTTTGGTCGGCATGACCGGTGCTGCATTTGTAAAAGAAAATACAACTGCACCTGCCAAGATCATCAAGAAATATTTTGATGCTTCCGGCAAGCTGGGGCTCAAAGGCTGCTATATTGAATCGCAGTTCTTTGATGGAAAGCAGCTTGACGCATTATCGACTCTGCCAACCAAACCGGAAATCATTGCCGGTATACTTGGCAGCCTGGATTCACCAGCTTCTGGTATTGTTGGTGCCATAAATGCAGTCATGAGAGATATAGTTGGCGTGCTTGAAGCCATAGAAAAGAAACAAGCAGCTTAA
- a CDS encoding 50S ribosomal protein L1, whose amino-acid sequence MKVSKRIKAIKEKVDLNKEYSLDEAIKTLKEVSSVKFTESLDCAIRLGVDPRHADQMVRGTVSLPNGTGKEVRVLVVAKGAKAQEALDAGADYAGFDDYLEKIKGGWADIDVIVATPDVMGDLGKLGRILGPKGLMPNPKSGTVTMDVATAVKEVKAGKIEFRVDKTGIVHTSIGKVSFTEDKLVENARAFLTTIMKMKPSSAKGTYVRSLYLSTTMGPGLKISRDEVASIK is encoded by the coding sequence ATGAAAGTTTCAAAAAGAATAAAAGCCATAAAAGAGAAAGTTGATCTTAATAAAGAATATTCTCTTGATGAAGCAATAAAGACACTTAAGGAAGTCTCCAGCGTTAAATTTACCGAATCACTGGATTGCGCCATACGCCTGGGCGTTGACCCAAGGCACGCAGATCAGATGGTTCGTGGAACAGTTAGCTTGCCTAACGGAACCGGTAAAGAGGTCAGGGTGCTGGTTGTAGCTAAAGGTGCCAAGGCTCAGGAGGCACTCGATGCAGGTGCAGACTATGCAGGCTTCGATGACTACCTCGAAAAAATCAAGGGCGGCTGGGCAGATATAGACGTTATCGTTGCTACACCTGATGTAATGGGTGATCTCGGCAAACTGGGAAGAATCCTCGGTCCAAAAGGCCTGATGCCAAATCCCAAGAGCGGTACGGTGACGATGGATGTTGCAACAGCCGTTAAGGAAGTTAAAGCCGGTAAGATTGAATTCCGCGTTGATAAGACGGGTATTGTTCATACTTCTATCGGTAAGGTTTCTTTTACTGAAGATAAGCTGGTTGAAAATGCAAGAGCATTTCTGACCACTATCATGAAGATGAAACCTTCTTCGGCAAAGGGAACTTACGTCAGGAGTCTTTATCTCTCTACAACAATGGGTCCCGGGCTTAAGATTTCACGCGATGAAGTTGCTTCAATAAAATAA
- the rplK gene encoding 50S ribosomal protein L11 has product MAKKIAGFIKLQIPAGKANPSPPVGPALGQKGVNIMEFCKQFNARTADKGGLIIPVVITVFTDKSFTFVTKTPPAAELLKKAAKADKGSAEPNKTKVAKVTKAQIREIAEMKMPDLNANDVEQAMSMVAGTARSMGFTVEE; this is encoded by the coding sequence ATGGCAAAAAAAATAGCTGGTTTTATTAAGTTACAAATCCCCGCCGGAAAAGCTAATCCTTCACCTCCGGTTGGCCCTGCACTTGGCCAGAAAGGGGTTAACATTATGGAATTCTGTAAACAGTTCAACGCCAGAACTGCAGATAAGGGCGGCTTGATTATACCTGTAGTTATTACAGTTTTTACAGATAAATCGTTTACATTTGTTACCAAAACCCCTCCGGCAGCAGAACTTTTGAAAAAAGCAGCTAAAGCTGATAAAGGTTCGGCTGAACCCAACAAGACAAAGGTTGCAAAGGTTACCAAAGCTCAGATTCGCGAAATAGCCGAAATGAAGATGCCTGACCTGAATGCTAATGACGTTGAACAGGCTATGAGCATGGTTGCAGGAACAGCCCGCAGTATGGGTTTTACCGTAGAAGAATAA